In a single window of the Saccharothrix australiensis genome:
- a CDS encoding GlxA family transcriptional regulator, giving the protein MHTVAVLALDKVIPFDLSTPIEVFTRTRLPDGRVPYEVRICGATPTVDAGAFTLRPPWGLAALADADTIVLPGCADPTAPIPEDVLTALRRAAAGGARIASICSGAFVLAATGLLDGLRATTHWRAAAALAARHPEVEVDPTVLYVDNGRFLTSAGAAAGLDLCLHLIRRDHGSAVAADAARLSVVPLEREGGQAQFVVHDQPPVPRGSLLEPLLDWLRDNAAEELTIDDIAARAGLSTRTLSRRFREQTGTTPLRWLIRARVRRAQHLLEATGHTVDRIAGEVGFGSTTTFRDHFKQVVGTTPNAYRAAFRSTPSPAGHE; this is encoded by the coding sequence ATGCACACCGTGGCCGTCCTCGCCCTGGACAAGGTCATCCCGTTCGACCTCTCCACGCCGATCGAGGTGTTCACCCGGACCCGGCTGCCCGACGGCCGCGTCCCCTACGAGGTGCGGATCTGCGGCGCGACGCCCACCGTCGACGCGGGCGCGTTCACCCTGCGGCCGCCGTGGGGGCTGGCCGCGCTGGCCGACGCCGACACGATCGTGCTGCCCGGCTGCGCCGACCCGACCGCGCCGATCCCCGAGGACGTCCTGACCGCGCTGCGCCGCGCCGCGGCCGGCGGGGCCCGCATCGCGTCGATCTGCTCCGGGGCGTTCGTCCTCGCCGCCACCGGGCTGCTCGACGGCCTGCGCGCGACCACCCACTGGCGCGCCGCCGCGGCGCTCGCCGCCCGCCACCCCGAGGTCGAGGTCGACCCGACCGTGCTCTACGTGGACAACGGCCGGTTCCTCACCTCGGCGGGCGCCGCCGCCGGGCTGGACCTGTGCCTGCACCTGATCCGCCGCGACCACGGCTCGGCGGTCGCCGCCGACGCCGCCCGGCTGTCGGTGGTGCCGCTGGAGCGCGAGGGCGGCCAAGCGCAGTTCGTCGTACACGACCAGCCGCCCGTGCCGCGCGGCTCGCTCCTCGAACCGCTGCTGGACTGGTTGCGGGACAACGCGGCCGAGGAGCTGACGATCGACGACATCGCCGCCCGCGCCGGCCTGAGCACCCGCACCCTCAGCCGCCGGTTCCGCGAGCAGACCGGGACCACCCCGCTGCGCTGGCTCATCCGCGCCCGCGTGCGCCGCGCGCAGCACCTGCTCGAAGCCACCGGCCACACCGTCGACCGGATCGCAGGCGAAGTCGGGTTCGGCTCGACCACGACCTTCCGCGACCACTTCAAGCAGGTCGTCGGCACGACCCCGAACGCCTACCGCGCGGCCTTCCGCTCGACGCCGTCACCGGCCGGGCACGAGTGA
- a CDS encoding TRAFAC clade GTPase domain-containing protein — protein MHPVVVLLLLALLCTVGPYALGLTAAVGACVAFCVGMAEFATAAFAGFTPHGPIGHLRIAPPQPSDTGPDPAYRSYYAGPVLLDYRKVLAQTYRRMWARVVRDEADDPVVRPAPPMVERVWDWREDTVLPGLLAVPAAVAAVAGLVGGALAAAALVAFTSLVFLALLVVLVTGALLTAGGARLLEFGVLFLRGITLECPACHERVTRPIYRCDAPGCGAAHRKLVPGTAGVLRRTCRCHRVLPTLLALGKNRLSAQCGACRHELPEKGLSAPTVHITVVAGPKAGKSVFMHSAVSRLRLRDEGFEFADPRAKESFERNVELGVHLDPSRALKTATVKPRAYNVFVGRGRARRLLYLYDPAGEHVASVDHLADAQFLAFTKGVVFIVDPFSLRQVRADTDRAVLGRVSASHTAPKEVLERFVEALVERGSARRDNRIGIPVALVLTKCDGLLDPAGAAHPCAGLGAAPRAERDRAIRSWLTANGQHDVLSSLDNHFAAVSCFAVSYRDAVEVGGQHDTVNDDPAAPLRWLLDRKEEG, from the coding sequence GTGCACCCCGTGGTGGTCCTGCTGCTGCTCGCCCTGCTGTGCACGGTGGGGCCGTACGCCCTCGGCCTCACCGCCGCGGTCGGCGCGTGCGTGGCGTTCTGCGTGGGCATGGCCGAGTTCGCCACCGCCGCGTTCGCGGGCTTCACGCCGCACGGCCCGATCGGGCACCTGCGCATCGCGCCGCCGCAGCCGTCCGACACCGGGCCGGACCCGGCCTACCGCAGCTACTACGCCGGCCCGGTGCTGCTGGACTACCGCAAGGTGCTCGCCCAGACCTACCGGCGGATGTGGGCCAGGGTCGTGCGCGACGAGGCGGACGACCCGGTCGTCCGACCGGCGCCACCGATGGTGGAACGGGTGTGGGACTGGCGCGAGGACACGGTGCTGCCGGGCCTGCTGGCGGTGCCCGCCGCCGTCGCCGCCGTCGCGGGCCTGGTCGGCGGCGCGCTGGCGGCGGCGGCACTCGTGGCGTTCACGTCGCTGGTCTTCCTGGCGCTGCTGGTGGTGCTCGTGACCGGCGCGCTGCTCACCGCGGGCGGCGCGCGGCTGCTGGAGTTCGGCGTGCTGTTCCTGCGCGGCATCACGCTGGAGTGCCCGGCGTGCCACGAGCGCGTGACGCGGCCGATCTACCGGTGCGACGCGCCGGGCTGCGGCGCGGCGCACCGGAAGCTGGTGCCCGGCACGGCGGGCGTGCTGCGCCGCACGTGCCGCTGCCACCGCGTGCTGCCGACTCTGTTGGCGCTGGGCAAGAACCGGCTGAGCGCCCAGTGCGGCGCGTGCCGCCACGAGTTGCCCGAGAAGGGCCTGTCCGCGCCCACGGTGCACATCACGGTGGTCGCGGGGCCCAAGGCGGGCAAGTCGGTCTTCATGCACAGCGCGGTGTCCCGGCTGAGGCTGCGCGACGAGGGTTTCGAGTTCGCCGACCCGCGCGCGAAGGAGTCCTTCGAGCGCAACGTGGAGCTGGGCGTGCACCTCGACCCGAGCCGCGCGCTCAAGACGGCGACCGTCAAACCCCGCGCCTACAACGTGTTCGTGGGCCGTGGCCGGGCGCGTCGGCTGCTCTACCTCTACGACCCGGCGGGCGAGCACGTGGCGAGCGTCGACCACCTGGCCGACGCGCAGTTCCTGGCGTTCACCAAGGGCGTCGTGTTCATCGTGGACCCGTTCTCGCTGCGCCAGGTGCGGGCCGACACCGACCGCGCGGTGCTGGGCAGGGTGAGCGCGTCGCACACCGCGCCCAAGGAGGTGCTGGAGAGGTTCGTGGAGGCGTTGGTCGAACGCGGCTCGGCCCGCCGCGACAACCGGATCGGCATCCCGGTCGCGCTGGTGCTGACCAAGTGCGACGGGCTGCTCGACCCGGCCGGCGCCGCCCACCCGTGCGCCGGCCTGGGCGCCGCGCCGCGCGCCGAGCGCGACCGGGCGATCCGCTCCTGGCTGACCGCGAACGGCCAGCACGACGTGCTGTCCTCTTTGGACAACCACTTCGCCGCGGTGTCGTGCTTCGCGGTCAGCTACCGGGACGCCGTCGAGGTGGGCGGGCAGCACGACACCGTCAACGACGACCCGGCCGCCCCGCTGCGGTGGCTGCTCGACCGGAAGGAGGAGGGGTGA
- a CDS encoding Hsp70 family protein — protein MTRRPVLGIDLGTTYSCVASLDENHRVSVLPNQEGDLTTPSVVFFEHSGNATVGKFAKNELRNEPGRVVSLVKRHMGEEGYTVDVEDRELYPQQVSAIILRQVVEDALAVLGVEVPASGPLADAVITVPAYFGAAERQATRDAGEMAGLAVLNIINEPTAAAIAYGLVSAGGERSVLVYDLGGGTFDVTVIRVSSAEIRVVATGGDHRLGGADWDARLVDLVCAKFAEQHPDADPRTDLDAAGSIELLAEEAKKALSRRDAYSGTVIADGRRAKITVTRAEYEEATADLIGRTLDFTRDVLGHARAKGVERVDDFLLVGGMSHSPAVKERLAAGFPDLPTPQLADPDQIVARGAALFAAHSVAETDGEPVAARGLPGGAALPRIVDVTSKGYGIAVLRDSDDPDSDLVVSWLIKPNDEIPARPRDTFRTVHDGQRAVDIAVYESTTDVLSAELADNLELVKGTLTELPPGPAGQPLEVSFNLGADGILHITAAAANGERIELAAKISGLVPEEVKRAPLPALRR, from the coding sequence ATGACCCGTCGCCCCGTCCTCGGCATCGACCTGGGCACGACCTACTCCTGCGTCGCCTCGCTCGACGAGAACCACCGGGTGTCGGTGCTGCCCAACCAGGAGGGCGACCTCACCACCCCGTCGGTGGTGTTCTTCGAGCACAGCGGCAACGCCACGGTCGGCAAGTTCGCCAAGAACGAGCTGCGCAACGAGCCCGGCCGGGTCGTCTCCCTCGTCAAGCGCCACATGGGCGAGGAGGGGTACACGGTCGACGTCGAGGACCGCGAGCTGTACCCGCAGCAGGTGTCCGCGATCATCCTGCGCCAGGTCGTCGAGGACGCGCTCGCCGTGCTCGGCGTCGAGGTGCCCGCGTCCGGCCCGCTCGCCGACGCCGTGATCACGGTGCCCGCGTACTTCGGCGCCGCCGAGCGCCAGGCCACCCGCGACGCGGGCGAGATGGCGGGCCTGGCGGTCCTGAACATCATCAACGAGCCGACCGCGGCGGCCATCGCGTACGGGCTCGTGTCGGCGGGCGGCGAGCGGTCCGTGCTCGTCTACGACCTCGGCGGCGGCACGTTCGACGTCACCGTCATCAGGGTGTCGTCGGCGGAGATCCGGGTCGTGGCCACCGGCGGCGACCACCGGCTCGGCGGCGCGGACTGGGACGCCCGGCTCGTCGACCTGGTGTGCGCGAAGTTCGCCGAGCAGCACCCCGACGCCGACCCGCGCACGGACCTCGACGCGGCGGGCTCCATCGAGCTGCTGGCCGAGGAGGCCAAGAAGGCGCTCAGCCGCCGGGACGCCTACAGCGGCACGGTGATCGCCGACGGGCGGCGCGCCAAGATCACGGTCACCCGCGCGGAGTACGAGGAGGCGACGGCCGACCTGATCGGCCGGACCCTCGACTTCACGCGGGACGTGCTCGGGCACGCGCGGGCCAAGGGCGTCGAACGCGTCGACGACTTCCTGCTGGTGGGCGGCATGTCGCACTCGCCCGCGGTGAAGGAGCGGCTGGCCGCCGGGTTCCCCGACCTGCCGACGCCGCAGCTCGCCGACCCGGACCAGATCGTGGCCAGGGGCGCGGCGCTGTTCGCGGCCCACAGCGTCGCGGAGACCGACGGCGAACCGGTGGCGGCCCGCGGCCTGCCGGGCGGCGCGGCGCTGCCCAGGATCGTCGACGTCACGTCCAAGGGCTACGGCATCGCCGTCCTGCGCGACAGCGACGACCCCGACAGCGACCTGGTGGTGAGCTGGCTGATCAAGCCGAACGACGAGATCCCGGCCCGGCCGCGGGACACCTTCCGCACCGTCCACGACGGGCAGCGCGCGGTCGACATCGCGGTGTACGAGTCGACCACCGACGTGCTGAGCGCCGAGTTGGCGGACAACCTGGAGCTGGTCAAGGGCACGCTCACGGAACTGCCGCCGGGTCCGGCCGGGCAGCCGCTGGAGGTCTCGTTCAACCTGGGGGCGGACGGCATCCTGCACATCACGGCCGCCGCCGCGAACGGCGAGCGGATCGAGCTGGCGGCGAAGATCAGCGGCCTGGTGCCGGAAGAGGTCAAGCGGGCACCGCTGCCCGCGCTGCGGCGGTGA
- a CDS encoding GTPase-associated protein 1-related protein yields MAVRQLHYTSCEDGLEGIQGFQVSAMTPGTPRRLVELAVRASAYEPGPGLVGRLGDADLSGFPVTFGYLASGRAATLFQSRYAGADFTGRMGNYFAHALVFDDVEVELGAVLPIDLWRSRAWAHTRSGGTTLPEVTSLAPGDETDLPSTRRFLGGRGATAALEAVLGATQRALVSGRERLVLVVPDDRSAARWLAATCRSLPHPLGLRVSFTTYTARPEESGALVSCTTPDVRLPTYGDFTVLDLTDDRPPGVEGTRYAAALARLWERDATPAALELAARAEPRLTAAELDAFAVLLEAAFGLPAAPAAEDLLLAAVRLAVDRMRGCVPRQAWERVADAVQDIGGPTDVAGWSEVLRTAWHQAEPVPSKLYGTYFVAALGTADRCWLPRLAADDLADVAENVVLPALTGAPTPVVLDRLAEQRDLVDALVRVLDHRLVDPREVARLAAALPLAVARLLAGRGGERVELLAEVALARHGELDRVRVMADPTRPHPVDWRRLGPVLWPEDPSAEDAVRLLRRVPGQVLLDSGVGARIVARALEAARRDRVSREEDGLVDALLRSPFAAHLRPGDRDGLKAAESITHLRSAVPGPGGERVVLAGLALAATLRDGVGDRLPAAVAAFVLRADPRAHRDLLQRALDEHRDVFLPAYRATAAEVLATAPPHQVAAVVVAWRSLGDASTREELVDRTLPAALRKRRAKHLDRVGAGLKPMADALDVPAPKAGWPKWWQSWRMRHERRGPLSLFRRRRA; encoded by the coding sequence ATGGCCGTCCGCCAACTGCACTACACCTCCTGCGAGGACGGCCTGGAGGGCATCCAGGGCTTCCAGGTCAGCGCGATGACCCCGGGCACACCGCGCCGGCTGGTCGAGCTGGCGGTCCGCGCCAGCGCCTACGAACCGGGCCCCGGCCTGGTCGGGCGGTTGGGCGACGCCGACCTGAGCGGGTTCCCCGTCACGTTCGGCTACCTGGCGTCCGGGCGCGCGGCGACGCTGTTCCAGAGCAGGTACGCGGGTGCGGACTTCACCGGCCGGATGGGCAACTACTTCGCCCACGCCCTGGTGTTCGACGACGTGGAGGTCGAACTCGGCGCCGTGCTGCCGATCGACCTGTGGCGCAGCCGGGCGTGGGCGCACACCAGGTCCGGGGGGACGACCCTGCCCGAGGTGACCTCCCTCGCGCCCGGCGACGAGACCGACCTGCCGAGCACGCGCCGGTTCCTGGGCGGCCGGGGCGCGACCGCCGCGCTGGAAGCGGTGCTCGGCGCGACGCAGCGGGCGCTGGTGTCGGGTCGGGAGCGGCTGGTGCTGGTGGTGCCGGACGACCGGTCGGCCGCGCGGTGGCTCGCCGCCACCTGCCGGTCGCTGCCGCACCCGCTGGGGCTGCGCGTCTCGTTCACCACGTACACGGCGCGGCCGGAGGAGTCGGGCGCGCTGGTGAGCTGCACGACGCCGGACGTGCGGCTGCCGACCTACGGCGACTTCACCGTGCTCGACCTGACCGACGACCGGCCGCCGGGCGTCGAGGGCACCCGGTACGCGGCGGCGCTGGCCCGGCTGTGGGAGCGCGACGCGACGCCCGCCGCGCTGGAGCTCGCGGCACGGGCCGAGCCGCGCCTCACCGCCGCCGAGCTGGACGCGTTCGCGGTGCTGCTGGAGGCGGCGTTCGGGCTGCCCGCCGCGCCGGCGGCCGAGGACCTGCTGCTCGCGGCCGTGCGGCTGGCCGTGGACCGGATGCGCGGGTGCGTGCCCCGGCAAGCCTGGGAACGGGTCGCGGACGCCGTGCAGGACATCGGCGGTCCGACGGACGTGGCCGGCTGGTCGGAGGTGCTGCGCACCGCGTGGCACCAGGCCGAGCCCGTGCCGTCGAAGCTCTACGGCACGTACTTCGTCGCGGCGCTGGGCACCGCGGACCGCTGCTGGCTGCCGCGGCTGGCGGCGGACGACCTGGCGGACGTCGCCGAGAACGTCGTGCTGCCCGCGCTCACCGGCGCGCCGACGCCCGTGGTGCTGGACCGGCTGGCCGAGCAGCGCGACCTGGTCGACGCGCTGGTCCGGGTGCTCGACCACCGGCTCGTGGACCCGCGGGAGGTCGCGCGGCTGGCGGCGGCGCTGCCGCTCGCGGTGGCGCGCCTGCTCGCGGGCCGGGGCGGGGAACGGGTCGAGCTGCTCGCGGAGGTGGCGCTGGCCCGGCACGGCGAACTGGACCGGGTGCGGGTGATGGCCGACCCGACGCGACCGCACCCGGTGGACTGGCGGCGGCTCGGCCCGGTCCTGTGGCCGGAGGACCCGTCCGCGGAGGACGCCGTGCGGCTGCTGCGCCGCGTGCCCGGACAGGTGCTCCTGGACAGCGGCGTCGGCGCGCGGATCGTGGCGCGGGCGCTGGAGGCCGCGCGCCGCGACCGGGTCAGCCGCGAGGAGGACGGCCTGGTCGACGCGCTGCTGCGGTCGCCGTTCGCGGCGCACCTGCGGCCGGGCGACCGCGACGGGCTCAAGGCGGCCGAGAGCATCACGCACCTCCGCTCCGCCGTGCCCGGCCCCGGCGGCGAACGGGTCGTGCTGGCCGGCCTCGCGCTGGCGGCGACCCTGCGCGACGGGGTGGGCGACCGGCTGCCCGCCGCCGTCGCGGCGTTCGTGCTGCGCGCGGACCCCCGTGCGCACCGCGACCTGCTCCAGCGGGCGCTGGACGAGCACCGCGACGTGTTCCTGCCCGCCTACCGGGCGACCGCGGCCGAGGTGCTGGCCACCGCGCCACCGCACCAGGTCGCGGCGGTGGTCGTCGCGTGGCGTTCCCTGGGTGACGCGTCCACCAGGGAGGAGTTGGTCGACCGGACGCTGCCCGCCGCGCTGCGCAAGCGCCGGGCGAAGCACCTGGACCGGGTCGGCGCGGGGCTCAAGCCGATGGCGGACGCGCTCGACGTGCCCGCGCCGAAGGCGGGCTGGCCCAAGTGGTGGCAGAGCTGGCGGATGCGGCACGAACGGCGCGGACCGCTGTCCCTGTTCCGCCGGCGGAGGGCCTGA
- a CDS encoding FixH family protein — MNGGRARRPAGADRSQFWQGAVLGLCLGVTLALVLGLVAFVATRPTAPVAAAAPTPQPTGGATQAAVDITAEHLGNLKVAVEAQVSAPGSYDPITKGQVVAYTDMVAMPMTHRQGPIVMAEVAGRPGVYQATTTVDMIGEYNVTVEVKQPMATKADRRIDVQSVSPK; from the coding sequence GTGAACGGCGGCCGGGCCAGACGCCCGGCGGGCGCGGACCGGAGCCAGTTCTGGCAGGGCGCGGTGCTCGGGCTGTGCCTCGGCGTGACGCTGGCGCTGGTGCTGGGCCTCGTGGCGTTCGTCGCGACCCGTCCGACGGCGCCCGTGGCGGCGGCGGCCCCGACGCCGCAGCCGACCGGCGGCGCGACCCAGGCGGCCGTCGACATCACCGCCGAGCACCTGGGCAACCTCAAGGTGGCGGTCGAGGCGCAGGTCAGCGCGCCCGGCTCGTACGACCCGATCACCAAGGGGCAGGTGGTGGCCTACACGGACATGGTGGCGATGCCGATGACGCACCGGCAGGGCCCCATCGTGATGGCGGAGGTGGCCGGGCGTCCGGGCGTGTACCAGGCGACCACGACCGTGGACATGATCGGCGAGTACAACGTGACCGTGGAGGTGAAGCAGCCCATGGCGACCAAGGCGGACCGGCGGATCGACGTGCAGTCGGTCAGCCCCAAGTGA
- the murJ gene encoding murein biosynthesis integral membrane protein MurJ: MSETRTTTTGNAGPSIARAGGSMAIATIVSRVTGLLSKVLLIAVLGAEQLNTSYQAATTLPTMINELLLGGVLTSVAIPLLVRAEKEDGDGGESYAQWLISMGLAILGVGTVVVVACAPLLTDLFISDSPEANPALVTAFAYLVLPGIVFYGMTALLGAVLNARHVFGLPTWAPVLNNLVVIVVLVVYALMPGEISLDPVHLTDAKLLVLGIGTVLGVAVQASVLVPALRRTGFRFRWRFGWDKRFAEFGGLAFWVLLYVGLGFVSMMILTNVATNSKSALVSFNYQWLISQVPYGVLGVSLLTALMPRMSRAAAHGDNDQLVRDLLFGNRMSTILLMPFSALMTVSGVAIGLAAFGFGKAGVSGGTGVGTALALSAFGLVPYAITLLQLRGFYAMKDARTPTLIQALIVAVRIGLLYYFLEVSSTDQLAVGVSLAMSLSFVFGAVVGQVWLRVRLGRLRTGFTVWTVCLTVVASSLAFAAAKGVNALVQGLLDLSSPIVAAWVEVVLVTVIGLPLAFGLLAVFRVPEVKPAVDKVLRLARLR, encoded by the coding sequence TTGAGCGAGACACGTACGACCACGACCGGGAACGCGGGCCCGTCGATCGCCAGGGCCGGCGGCTCGATGGCCATCGCGACGATCGTCAGCCGCGTCACCGGGCTGCTGTCGAAGGTGCTGCTGATCGCGGTGCTCGGCGCGGAGCAGCTCAACACCTCGTACCAGGCGGCGACCACCCTGCCGACGATGATCAACGAGCTGCTGCTCGGCGGCGTGCTGACCTCCGTGGCGATCCCGCTGCTGGTCCGCGCCGAGAAGGAGGACGGCGACGGCGGCGAGTCGTACGCGCAGTGGCTGATCAGCATGGGCCTGGCGATCCTCGGCGTCGGCACGGTCGTGGTGGTCGCCTGCGCGCCGCTGCTCACCGACCTGTTCATCTCCGACTCGCCGGAGGCCAACCCGGCGCTGGTCACCGCGTTCGCCTACCTGGTCCTGCCCGGCATCGTGTTCTACGGGATGACCGCGCTGCTCGGCGCGGTGCTGAACGCGCGGCACGTGTTCGGCCTGCCGACGTGGGCCCCGGTGCTGAACAACCTCGTCGTGATCGTCGTGCTGGTCGTGTACGCGCTGATGCCGGGCGAGATCTCGCTGGACCCGGTGCACCTGACCGACGCGAAGCTGCTGGTGCTGGGCATCGGCACGGTGCTCGGCGTCGCGGTGCAGGCGTCCGTGCTGGTCCCGGCGCTCCGGCGGACCGGGTTCCGGTTCCGCTGGCGGTTCGGCTGGGACAAGCGGTTCGCGGAGTTCGGCGGCCTCGCGTTCTGGGTGCTGCTCTACGTCGGGCTCGGGTTCGTCAGCATGATGATCCTGACGAACGTGGCGACCAACTCGAAGTCGGCGCTGGTCTCGTTCAACTACCAGTGGCTGATCTCGCAGGTGCCCTACGGCGTGCTGGGCGTCTCGCTGCTCACCGCGCTGATGCCGAGGATGAGCCGGGCGGCGGCGCACGGCGACAACGACCAGTTGGTGCGGGACCTGCTGTTCGGCAACCGGATGTCGACGATCCTGCTGATGCCGTTCAGCGCGCTGATGACGGTTTCCGGCGTGGCGATCGGCTTGGCGGCGTTCGGGTTCGGCAAGGCGGGCGTGTCGGGCGGCACGGGGGTGGGCACGGCGCTCGCGCTGTCGGCGTTCGGGCTGGTGCCGTACGCGATCACGCTGCTCCAGCTGCGCGGCTTCTACGCCATGAAGGACGCCCGCACGCCCACGTTGATCCAGGCGTTGATCGTCGCGGTGCGGATCGGGCTGCTGTACTACTTCCTGGAGGTGTCCTCGACCGACCAGCTCGCGGTCGGGGTGTCGCTGGCGATGTCGCTCAGCTTCGTGTTCGGCGCGGTGGTCGGCCAGGTCTGGCTGCGGGTGCGGCTCGGCCGGCTGCGCACCGGGTTCACCGTGTGGACGGTGTGCCTGACGGTGGTCGCGTCGTCGCTGGCGTTCGCGGCGGCCAAGGGGGTCAACGCGCTGGTCCAGGGCCTGCTCGACCTGTCGAGCCCGATCGTCGCGGCGTGGGTCGAGGTGGTGCTGGTGACGGTGATCGGGCTGCCGCTGGCGTTCGGCCTGCTGGCGGTGTTCCGGGTGCCGGAGGTGAAGCCGGCGGTGGACAAGGTGCTGCGGCTGGCCCGCCTGCGCTGA
- a CDS encoding DUF6010 family protein produces the protein MIVVTAVLIGVAYVVVNSLIREPHRRRFNAVMVGGAGAAYLSGGGFGPVEFAFTIVLTYCAFRGLESWRFIGVAWLLHTAWDVAHHLKGNPIIPFADHSSLGCAICDPVIALWCFAGGPSITDRVRARFTRGADRLVDANRVDNR, from the coding sequence ATGATCGTTGTCACCGCAGTGCTGATCGGCGTCGCGTACGTCGTCGTCAACTCGTTGATCCGGGAACCGCACCGCCGCCGCTTCAACGCCGTCATGGTCGGCGGGGCCGGGGCCGCCTACCTCAGCGGTGGCGGGTTCGGCCCGGTGGAGTTCGCTTTCACGATCGTCCTGACCTATTGCGCCTTCCGGGGCCTGGAGTCGTGGCGGTTCATCGGCGTCGCCTGGCTCCTGCACACCGCGTGGGACGTGGCGCACCACCTGAAGGGCAACCCGATCATCCCGTTCGCCGACCACTCCTCGCTGGGCTGCGCGATCTGCGACCCCGTGATCGCGCTGTGGTGCTTCGCGGGCGGTCCGTCGATCACCGACCGGGTCCGGGCGCGCTTCACCCGCGGCGCCGACCGGTTGGTGGACGCGAACCGCGTGGACAATCGGTGA
- a CDS encoding nucleotide exchange factor GrpE, whose translation MAENVEAVLAGINAELAGLHAQSRFLNEVIDRLHAENERLRDAEAQRTLQPALRDLVKLADDWRSRRAALADEGDGGLAGLCDEVVEDVTLVLERQGVDEFHPEVGAGFDRHEQRSVGTRPTDDADLDGRVAEVRRPGYRVGAKVVRFAEVVVFKAAPPAS comes from the coding sequence GTGGCAGAAAACGTCGAAGCGGTGCTGGCCGGGATCAACGCCGAACTCGCCGGCCTGCACGCGCAGAGCCGGTTCCTCAACGAGGTGATCGACCGCCTGCACGCGGAGAACGAGCGGCTGCGCGACGCCGAGGCGCAGCGGACCCTCCAGCCGGCGCTGCGCGACCTGGTCAAGCTCGCCGACGACTGGCGCAGCCGCCGCGCCGCGCTGGCCGACGAGGGCGACGGCGGCCTCGCCGGCCTGTGCGACGAGGTCGTGGAGGACGTCACGCTCGTCCTGGAACGCCAGGGCGTCGACGAGTTCCACCCCGAGGTCGGCGCCGGGTTCGACCGCCACGAGCAGCGCTCGGTCGGCACGCGGCCCACCGACGACGCCGACCTCGACGGCCGGGTCGCCGAGGTGCGCCGCCCCGGGTACCGGGTCGGGGCCAAGGTCGTCCGGTTCGCCGAGGTCGTCGTCTTCAAGGCCGCGCCGCCCGCGTCGTGA
- a CDS encoding GNAT family N-acetyltransferase: MTDVRRATSADIEPAADTLAAAFTGYPFIRHVVAADDHERRLRALQRLFLVEIGLAHGAVWVTDDRGAVAVWTTPDTDAAAAFGPIADRAAELAGDRAGTSARVEQALGPHRPTGPTWFLGAVGVRPDRQGQGLGSAVIRPGLDAADEAGVTAYLETVGERNVRLYRKLGFEVTARVELPDGGPSAWCMSRPPHAG; this comes from the coding sequence ATGACTGACGTGCGGCGTGCCACCAGCGCGGACATCGAGCCGGCCGCGGACACCCTGGCCGCGGCGTTCACGGGGTACCCCTTCATCCGGCACGTCGTGGCCGCGGACGACCACGAGCGCCGCCTGCGCGCGCTCCAGCGGCTGTTCCTGGTCGAGATCGGGCTCGCGCACGGCGCGGTGTGGGTGACCGACGACCGCGGCGCCGTCGCCGTGTGGACCACCCCGGACACCGACGCCGCGGCGGCGTTCGGGCCGATCGCGGACCGGGCGGCGGAGCTGGCGGGCGACCGCGCCGGGACGTCCGCCCGCGTCGAGCAGGCGCTCGGCCCCCACCGGCCGACCGGGCCGACGTGGTTCCTCGGCGCGGTCGGCGTGCGACCGGACCGGCAGGGGCAGGGCCTCGGCAGCGCGGTGATCCGACCGGGCCTCGACGCCGCGGACGAGGCCGGGGTCACGGCGTACCTGGAGACCGTGGGCGAGCGGAACGTGCGGCTGTACCGCAAGCTCGGCTTCGAGGTGACGGCCCGCGTGGAACTGCCCGACGGCGGCCCGTCGGCCTGGTGCATGAGCCGACCGCCCCACGCCGGCTGA